The proteins below are encoded in one region of Streptomyces sp. NBC_00490:
- a CDS encoding MEDS domain-containing protein, which translates to MTDHQQRTTSPPKHHAGIHSCDEEFLTVTVPFLRDGIAAEDEPDPVAITTPRKLDLLREALGPDARHVDLHNSAHWYHGTPANSMATALDYYVTHAGPTGRLHMAGEPVWNGRSPRQIAEWKRYEALATELFTGAPPDLMCLYDTRVAPPDVVEAARHTHPTVLDRLGIRPSPLFTRPAAYATRDLAPLPEPPPEAVGVPLAGDMAGARRFAAEQAKARGMTGERADRFGVAVSGATGYAAAQGLDSARLLLWSTGERIVCELRTPYGRITDPFLGFRPPGPETCPEDGLWQTRQFCEFVDLRSGDAAEDGWTIRMETALASSG; encoded by the coding sequence ATGACGGATCACCAGCAGCGGACCACCTCTCCCCCCAAGCATCACGCCGGCATCCACTCCTGCGACGAGGAGTTCCTGACGGTGACGGTGCCCTTCCTCAGGGACGGCATCGCCGCCGAGGACGAGCCCGACCCGGTGGCCATCACCACCCCGCGCAAGCTGGACCTGCTGCGCGAGGCGCTCGGCCCCGACGCCCGGCACGTGGACCTCCACAACTCCGCGCACTGGTACCACGGGACACCCGCGAACAGCATGGCCACCGCCCTCGACTACTACGTCACGCACGCGGGCCCCACGGGCCGGCTGCACATGGCGGGCGAACCGGTCTGGAACGGCCGCTCGCCGCGCCAGATCGCCGAGTGGAAGCGGTACGAGGCCCTGGCCACCGAGTTGTTCACCGGCGCGCCGCCGGACCTGATGTGTCTGTACGACACCCGCGTCGCACCGCCCGACGTCGTCGAGGCCGCCCGGCACACCCATCCGACCGTGCTGGACCGGCTCGGCATCCGGCCCAGCCCCCTGTTCACCCGGCCCGCCGCGTACGCGACCCGGGACCTCGCTCCGCTGCCCGAGCCGCCGCCGGAGGCCGTCGGGGTCCCGCTCGCCGGGGACATGGCCGGTGCCCGCCGGTTCGCGGCGGAGCAGGCGAAGGCCCGCGGCATGACGGGCGAGCGGGCCGACCGGTTCGGGGTGGCCGTGTCCGGGGCCACCGGCTACGCGGCCGCCCAGGGCCTGGACAGCGCGCGGCTGCTGCTGTGGTCGACCGGGGAACGGATCGTCTGCGAACTGCGCACGCCGTACGGCCGTATCACCGACCCGTTCCTCGGCTTCCGGCCGCCCGGTCCCGAGACGTGCCCGGAGGACGGGCTGTGGCAGACCCGTCAGTTCTGCGAGTTCGTGGACCTGAGGTCCGGGGACGCGGCCGAGGACGGGTGGACGATCCGGATGGAGACGGCGCTGGCGTCGTCGGGGTGA
- a CDS encoding ATP-binding protein: protein MHLVQLAGVRDASLVPLALVEALNIRDVSGRSPVEVLVEQLGERDLLLVLDNCEHLAEACARLVGTLLARTARVRVLATSRHPLGLAGQHVLEVQPLPTPAPGEPLPAKPALEYPALALFADRAAEVLPGFALTADNQEAVAALCRRLDGLPLAIELAAVRMRALGVRQVLDRLDRRYRLLADTEGAPARHRTLRATVDWSHDLCTPQEQAVWAHASVFDGSFDLDAVEEVCAGAGLDRDATVDAVAGLVDKSLLVRDGDTVHARYRMLESIRHYGLDRLCESGAGAREAARRRVRDWCLGFVEECERRWFGPDQPELVRRLYAESDTVRSALEFCLSTPGEVRAGLKLAGHLWFFWFATGALTEGRFWLERLLAADPEPSRARARALWCLSLMLLSQGDAIRGGPLAEESHELALRLGDETEAAHTFFGRGGALLISGAYERAREVYEEALAGPPREDESMSLVGFKYVELAHVLSLLGEHGRAMALCAEFRGICLVHGEQWIHSYLLRILAFAEWSQGDQVSARTHARECLRLKRAVGDVFGIGMTLELLAAVHARVGEGRPAAVLLGAARRIWRDAHVALDRTPSHGPVRDEAEEGARALLGEAFGHAHREGLEHALDDAVGYALGERTSPARAVPDSPLTRREAEVAELLGQGLTNQQIADRLVVAVRTAEGHVERILSKLGFTSRSQVAVWTASRGIPRP from the coding sequence GTGCACCTGGTCCAGCTGGCCGGTGTGCGGGACGCCTCGCTGGTGCCGCTCGCCCTGGTCGAGGCACTGAACATCCGTGATGTGTCGGGGCGTTCGCCGGTCGAGGTGCTCGTCGAGCAGCTCGGGGAACGCGATCTGCTCCTCGTGCTGGACAACTGCGAGCACCTGGCCGAGGCCTGCGCTCGGCTCGTCGGGACGCTGCTGGCGCGGACCGCGCGGGTGCGGGTGCTGGCGACCAGCAGGCATCCGCTGGGGCTGGCCGGGCAGCATGTGCTGGAGGTGCAGCCGTTGCCCACGCCCGCGCCGGGCGAACCGCTGCCCGCGAAGCCGGCCCTGGAGTATCCGGCGCTGGCCCTGTTCGCCGACCGGGCCGCGGAGGTGCTGCCCGGGTTCGCGCTCACGGCGGACAACCAGGAGGCGGTGGCCGCCCTGTGCCGTCGCCTGGACGGGCTGCCGCTCGCGATCGAGCTGGCCGCGGTCCGGATGCGCGCGCTGGGTGTGCGGCAGGTGCTGGACCGGCTGGACCGGCGGTACCGGCTGCTGGCCGACACCGAGGGCGCCCCGGCCCGGCACCGCACCCTGCGGGCGACCGTCGACTGGAGCCACGACCTGTGCACCCCCCAGGAGCAGGCGGTGTGGGCGCACGCCTCGGTGTTCGACGGGAGCTTCGACCTGGACGCGGTGGAGGAGGTCTGCGCAGGCGCGGGCCTCGACCGGGACGCGACGGTGGACGCCGTCGCCGGGCTGGTGGACAAGTCGCTCCTGGTCCGCGACGGCGACACCGTGCACGCCCGGTACCGGATGCTGGAGTCGATCCGGCACTACGGCCTCGACCGGCTGTGCGAGAGCGGCGCCGGCGCGCGGGAGGCGGCCCGGCGCCGGGTGCGGGACTGGTGCCTGGGCTTCGTCGAGGAGTGCGAGCGGCGGTGGTTCGGCCCCGACCAGCCGGAGCTGGTGCGGCGGCTGTACGCCGAGTCGGACACCGTCCGTTCGGCGCTGGAGTTCTGTCTGAGCACACCGGGCGAGGTACGGGCCGGGCTGAAGCTGGCCGGGCATCTGTGGTTCTTCTGGTTCGCGACCGGTGCCCTGACGGAGGGCAGGTTCTGGCTGGAGCGGCTGCTGGCCGCCGACCCGGAGCCGAGCCGCGCACGGGCCCGGGCGTTGTGGTGCCTGTCGCTGATGCTGCTCAGCCAGGGCGACGCCATCCGGGGCGGGCCGCTCGCCGAGGAGTCGCACGAGCTGGCCCTGCGGCTCGGCGACGAGACCGAGGCCGCGCACACCTTCTTCGGCCGCGGCGGCGCCCTCCTGATCAGCGGCGCCTACGAGCGGGCCCGGGAGGTGTACGAGGAGGCGCTGGCCGGGCCGCCGCGCGAGGACGAGTCGATGAGCCTGGTCGGCTTCAAGTACGTCGAACTGGCCCATGTCCTCAGCCTCCTGGGCGAGCACGGGCGGGCCATGGCCCTGTGCGCGGAGTTCCGCGGGATCTGCCTGGTCCACGGCGAGCAGTGGATCCACTCGTACCTCCTGCGCATCCTCGCCTTCGCCGAGTGGTCCCAGGGGGACCAGGTGTCGGCCAGGACGCACGCCCGGGAGTGTCTGCGGCTCAAGCGGGCGGTCGGCGACGTGTTCGGGATCGGCATGACGCTGGAACTGCTCGCCGCGGTCCACGCCCGCGTCGGCGAGGGCCGGCCCGCCGCGGTCCTGCTGGGCGCGGCCCGGCGGATCTGGCGGGACGCCCATGTCGCCCTGGACCGCACCCCGTCCCACGGCCCCGTCCGCGACGAGGCCGAGGAAGGCGCCCGGGCGCTGCTGGGCGAGGCGTTCGGGCACGCCCACCGCGAGGGCCTGGAACACGCCCTGGACGACGCGGTCGGCTACGCGCTCGGTGAGCGCACGTCACCCGCCCGCGCGGTGCCCGACAGTCCGCTCACCCGCCGCGAGGCGGAGGTCGCCGAACTCCTCGGGCAGGGCCTCACCAACCAGCAGATCGCCGACCGGCTGGTCGTCGCGGTACGGACGGCGGAGGGCCATGTGGAGCGGATCCTCAGCAAGCTGGGCTTCACCTCCCGCAGCCAGGTCGCCGTCTGGACCGCGTCGCGCGGCATCCCGCGCCCCTGA
- the rsgA gene encoding ribosome small subunit-dependent GTPase A: protein MTSSSLFTALAPYGWDDAWADEFAPYDAEGLLAGRVVRVDRGQCDVVTADGLLRADTAFVTPHDPLRVVCTGDWVAVEPGGNPRYVRTYLPRRTAFVRSTSSKRSEGQILAANVDHAIVAVSLAVELDLGRIERFLALAWESGAQPVVVLTKADLVPDAATLAHLVQDVETTAPGVPVLTVSAHDGDGLDVLVAVVSGGTSVLLGQSGAGKSTLANALIGEDVMDVRAARDVDGKGRHTTTTRNLLALPGGGVLIDTPGLRGVGLFDAESGVGQVFSEIAELAERCRFHDCAHEAEPGCAVLAAVASGELGERRLESYRKLIRENQRIVAKTDARVRAELRRDWKRRGAEGKAAMEAKRGRVR, encoded by the coding sequence TTGACTTCCAGCTCTCTTTTCACCGCGCTCGCTCCCTACGGCTGGGACGACGCATGGGCGGACGAGTTCGCCCCCTACGACGCCGAAGGACTGCTGGCCGGGCGGGTCGTCCGCGTCGACCGCGGGCAGTGCGACGTCGTCACCGCGGACGGTCTCCTGCGGGCCGACACCGCGTTCGTCACCCCCCACGACCCGCTGCGGGTCGTGTGCACCGGGGACTGGGTCGCCGTCGAGCCCGGCGGCAACCCGCGCTACGTCCGCACGTATCTGCCGCGCCGCACCGCCTTCGTACGCTCCACCTCCTCCAAGCGGTCCGAGGGGCAGATCCTCGCCGCCAACGTCGACCACGCCATCGTCGCCGTCTCCCTCGCCGTCGAGCTCGACCTCGGCCGCATCGAGCGCTTCCTCGCGCTCGCCTGGGAGAGCGGGGCGCAGCCCGTGGTCGTGCTCACCAAGGCCGACCTCGTACCGGACGCGGCGACGCTCGCGCATCTCGTCCAGGACGTGGAGACCACGGCGCCGGGCGTCCCGGTGCTGACGGTCAGCGCCCACGACGGCGATGGGCTCGACGTCCTCGTCGCCGTCGTCTCCGGGGGTACGAGCGTGCTGCTCGGCCAGTCCGGAGCGGGCAAGTCGACCCTCGCCAACGCCCTGATCGGCGAGGACGTCATGGACGTCCGCGCGGCCCGGGACGTCGACGGCAAGGGGCGGCACACGACGACCACCCGCAACCTCCTCGCCCTCCCGGGCGGGGGAGTGCTGATCGACACCCCGGGGCTGCGCGGAGTCGGTCTCTTCGACGCCGAGAGCGGTGTCGGGCAGGTGTTCTCCGAGATCGCGGAACTGGCCGAGCGGTGCCGCTTCCACGACTGCGCCCATGAGGCGGAGCCGGGATGTGCGGTGCTCGCCGCGGTCGCCTCCGGCGAGCTGGGTGAGCGGCGCCTGGAGAGTTACCGGAAGCTGATCCGGGAGAACCAGCGGATCGTCGCCAAGACCGATGCGCGGGTCCGTGCGGAGCTTCGGCGGGACTGGAAGCGTCGGGGCGCTGAAGGGAAGGCTGCGATGGAGGCCAAGCGCGGTCGGGTGCGGTAG
- a CDS encoding DNA-3-methyladenine glycosylase 2 family protein — MDEDSRYEAVRSRDGRFDGEFFFAVETTGIYCRPSCPAVTPKRRNVRFFATAAAAQGSGFRACRRCRPDAVPGSAEWNVRADVVGRAMRLIGDGVVDREGVAGLADRLGYSARQVQRQLTAELGAGPVALARAQRSHTARVLLQTTELPVTQIAFASGFASVRQFNDTIRTVYAQTPSRLRDAAPASRRTATPAAGVPLRLAYRGPYRSDAVFDLLADEAVPGVEEMSGPEGKRTYRRTLRLPYGSGIAAVEERPRGWLDARLHLTDLRDLTTAVQRLRRLFDLDADPYAVDERLGADPRLAPLVAARPGLRSPGAADPEELAVRALAGPARTARLVQRYGKALDAPCGSLTHLFPEPAVLAEAEPEGPLGALTTALADGAVHLDPGADRDDAQAALLALPGMDARTVAVVRTRALGDPDVAPPDLNAPDTWRPWRSYAVQHLRTAGELETR; from the coding sequence ATGGACGAAGACAGCAGGTACGAGGCGGTGCGGAGTCGGGACGGGCGGTTCGACGGGGAGTTCTTCTTCGCCGTCGAGACGACCGGGATCTACTGCCGGCCCAGTTGCCCCGCCGTCACGCCGAAGCGGCGCAATGTGCGGTTCTTCGCGACGGCCGCCGCCGCGCAGGGTTCCGGGTTCCGGGCCTGCCGGCGGTGCCGTCCCGACGCCGTGCCGGGATCGGCGGAGTGGAATGTACGGGCCGATGTCGTGGGCCGTGCGATGCGGCTGATCGGCGACGGTGTCGTCGACCGGGAGGGGGTCGCCGGACTCGCGGACCGGCTGGGCTACAGCGCCCGGCAGGTCCAGCGGCAGCTCACCGCGGAACTCGGTGCCGGGCCCGTCGCCCTCGCCCGCGCCCAGCGCTCGCACACCGCGCGGGTCCTGCTGCAGACCACGGAACTGCCGGTCACCCAGATCGCGTTCGCCTCCGGGTTCGCCAGCGTGCGGCAGTTCAACGACACGATCCGCACCGTGTACGCGCAGACCCCGAGCCGGCTGCGCGACGCCGCGCCCGCGTCCCGCCGTACGGCCACCCCCGCGGCCGGTGTGCCGCTGCGGCTCGCCTACCGGGGCCCGTACCGGTCCGACGCCGTCTTCGACCTCCTCGCCGACGAGGCCGTCCCCGGCGTCGAGGAGATGAGCGGACCGGAGGGCAAGCGCACCTACCGGCGCACGCTGCGACTGCCGTACGGCAGCGGGATCGCCGCCGTCGAGGAGCGGCCGCGCGGCTGGCTCGACGCCCGGCTCCACCTCACCGACCTGCGGGATCTGACGACCGCCGTACAGCGGCTGCGGCGCCTGTTCGACCTCGACGCCGACCCGTACGCCGTCGACGAACGGCTCGGCGCCGACCCGCGGCTCGCCCCGCTGGTCGCGGCCCGCCCGGGACTGCGGTCACCGGGCGCGGCCGACCCGGAGGAGCTGGCGGTCCGGGCGCTGGCCGGCCCGGCACGAACCGCGCGGCTCGTGCAGCGGTACGGCAAGGCGCTCGACGCGCCCTGCGGCAGCCTCACCCACCTCTTCCCCGAACCGGCGGTCCTCGCCGAGGCCGAGCCCGAGGGCCCCCTCGGCGCGCTCACCACGGCCCTCGCCGACGGCGCCGTCCACCTGGACCCCGGCGCCGACCGCGACGACGCACAGGCCGCGCTGCTCGCCCTGCCCGGCATGGACGCCCGTACCGTCGCCGTCGTCCGCACCCGCGCCCTCGGCGACCCCGACGTGGCCCCGCCCGACCTGAACGCCCCCGACACCTGGCGCCCCTGGCGCTCCTACGCCGTACAACACCTGCGCACCGCAGGGGAGCTGGAGACCCGATGA
- a CDS encoding methylated-DNA--[protein]-cysteine S-methyltransferase, giving the protein MTTHWTTADSPVGPLLLTADPTGVLTSVSVPDQKGGRTVQDGWLHDPALFHEAVEQLTAYFAGELKEFRLELRAEGTEFRERVWAALDDVPYGATTTYGEIATRIGAPRAAVRAVGGAIGANPLLIVRPCHRVIGANGSMTGYAGGLERKTTLLTLEGAL; this is encoded by the coding sequence ATGACCACGCACTGGACGACCGCGGACAGCCCCGTCGGCCCGCTCCTCCTCACCGCCGACCCGACCGGCGTGCTGACCTCCGTGTCCGTACCGGACCAGAAGGGCGGCCGTACGGTCCAGGACGGCTGGCTGCACGACCCCGCCCTCTTCCACGAGGCCGTGGAGCAGCTCACGGCGTACTTCGCCGGTGAGCTGAAGGAGTTCCGGCTGGAGCTGCGGGCCGAGGGCACGGAATTCCGCGAGCGGGTCTGGGCCGCCCTGGACGACGTCCCCTACGGCGCCACGACGACCTACGGCGAGATCGCCACCCGCATCGGGGCGCCCAGGGCCGCGGTACGCGCGGTCGGCGGCGCCATCGGCGCGAACCCCCTGCTGATCGTCAGGCCGTGCCATCGGGTGATCGGTGCGAACGGTTCGATGACGGGGTACGCAGGGGGCCTGGAGCGCAAGACGACGCTGCTGACGCTAGAGGGTGCTCTCTGA
- a CDS encoding PPOX class F420-dependent oxidoreductase, translating to MTEFSEAERAYLKSQRLGRLATVSPQGQPQANPVGFFPQDDGTILVGGYEMGRSKKWRNLQKNPKVALVVDDIVSLRPWTVRGIDIRGEAELLIGPHELGPHFSEEVIRIHPRRIHSWGLDGVEGS from the coding sequence ATGACCGAATTCAGCGAGGCCGAACGCGCGTATCTGAAGTCGCAGCGGCTGGGGCGGCTCGCCACGGTGTCCCCCCAGGGGCAGCCCCAGGCCAACCCGGTCGGGTTCTTCCCCCAGGACGACGGGACGATCCTGGTCGGCGGCTACGAGATGGGGCGCAGCAAGAAGTGGCGCAACCTTCAGAAGAACCCGAAGGTCGCGCTCGTGGTCGACGACATCGTCAGTCTGCGCCCCTGGACCGTCCGGGGCATCGACATCCGCGGCGAGGCGGAACTCCTGATCGGCCCGCACGAGTTGGGCCCGCACTTCAGCGAGGAGGTCATCCGGATCCATCCTCGGCGGATTCACAGTTGGGGGCTCGATGGGGTGGAAGGGTCGTAG
- a CDS encoding DUF456 domain-containing protein, producing the protein MGVWDLLLVGLVLLLGLCGVLVPGVPGSWLVWAAVSWWALKDPRPVAWWVLVGATVVLFLSQVVRWALPPRRLRTSGATPRMGVYAGIGAFLGFFLVPVLGAIPGFMAGIYLHERLRLGRHGEAKAALRTVMRSGGSSVLAELFTCLLIMGAWLGVVLWG; encoded by the coding sequence ATGGGAGTGTGGGACCTCCTGCTGGTCGGCCTGGTCCTCTTGCTCGGCCTGTGCGGAGTGCTGGTGCCCGGGGTGCCGGGGTCGTGGCTCGTGTGGGCCGCGGTCTCGTGGTGGGCGCTGAAGGATCCGCGGCCGGTCGCCTGGTGGGTGCTGGTGGGGGCCACCGTGGTGCTGTTCCTGTCCCAGGTGGTGCGCTGGGCACTGCCGCCCCGCCGTCTGCGCACGAGCGGCGCCACTCCCCGGATGGGTGTGTACGCCGGGATCGGCGCGTTCCTGGGCTTCTTCCTGGTCCCCGTACTGGGCGCGATCCCCGGCTTCATGGCCGGCATCTACCTGCACGAACGCCTCCGCCTCGGCCGCCACGGCGAGGCGAAAGCGGCACTGCGCACGGTCATGCGCTCGGGCGGCTCCAGCGTGCTGGCGGAGCTGTTCACCTGCCTGCTGATCATGGGGGCGTGGCTGGGGGTGGTGCTGTGGGGGTGA
- a CDS encoding protein phosphatase 2C domain-containing protein: MSQQGGRPTGHEDDWWGQLYDDTEDAGPAAAPDSLDDRFASAAGTVNTGTGVPAPRAGEEDTPPTRSRAPWEPTQTTTGPPGFATGGAPPGPGSGPPAQPPDIASAEPADRRAAGTAPGSGPGGTPQARAAETHPPAKTPADAAPPPAETPPEPPPTRTPTRVDLPTLPPGPLDFVGSGPPTYDAEPTALPPADPDDLDDLVADTVLDGAHYGSCTLRAASVRGDSARFRGEPRRDSLLTARFGTGDHALVLVAMATGARATPGAHRAAAEACHWIGRAVGRSHARLAEDLRAGRRGDLKSGLHRLTDRSLGKLRASATEQGIDPEEYSATLRCLLLPADTGCRTRVFFGVGEGGLFRLRDGEWQDIEPRVLDVTGEPVVGFGSLPAETPEGDRLTMDLGIPTPPSPYEAAPEPPREPFRFRASVARPGDTLLMCSGGLAEPLRGEPELCEYLTDRWSGPTPPGLAAFLADTQVRVKGYADDRTAAAVWEA, translated from the coding sequence ATGAGCCAGCAGGGGGGAAGGCCCACCGGTCACGAGGACGACTGGTGGGGTCAGCTGTACGACGACACCGAGGACGCGGGCCCGGCCGCCGCGCCCGACTCGCTGGACGACCGGTTCGCCTCGGCGGCGGGGACGGTGAACACGGGCACGGGGGTTCCGGCGCCGAGGGCGGGCGAGGAGGACACCCCGCCGACGAGGTCCCGGGCCCCCTGGGAACCGACGCAGACGACCACAGGCCCGCCGGGCTTCGCGACGGGCGGCGCTCCGCCGGGGCCCGGGAGCGGTCCGCCCGCACAGCCCCCCGACATCGCGTCCGCGGAGCCCGCGGACCGTCGTGCCGCCGGGACGGCCCCCGGATCCGGGCCGGGCGGCACCCCGCAGGCGCGGGCGGCCGAGACCCATCCGCCCGCGAAAACACCGGCCGACGCGGCGCCCCCGCCCGCGGAGACGCCACCCGAACCACCACCCACCCGCACCCCCACCCGGGTCGACCTCCCCACGCTCCCGCCCGGCCCCCTGGACTTCGTGGGCTCCGGCCCGCCCACCTACGACGCCGAACCCACCGCCCTCCCGCCCGCGGACCCCGACGACCTGGACGACCTGGTCGCCGACACCGTCCTCGACGGCGCCCACTACGGCTCCTGCACCCTGCGCGCCGCCTCCGTACGGGGCGACTCCGCCCGCTTCCGGGGCGAACCCCGCCGGGACTCCCTCCTCACCGCCCGCTTCGGCACCGGGGACCACGCCCTGGTCCTCGTCGCGATGGCCACCGGCGCCCGCGCGACCCCCGGCGCCCACCGGGCCGCCGCCGAGGCCTGCCACTGGATCGGCAGGGCCGTCGGCCGCAGCCACGCACGCCTCGCCGAGGACCTCCGCGCCGGCCGCCGCGGCGACCTGAAGTCGGGGCTGCACCGCCTCACCGACCGCAGCCTCGGCAAACTCCGCGCCAGCGCAACCGAGCAGGGCATCGACCCGGAGGAGTACTCCGCCACCCTGCGCTGCCTTCTCCTGCCGGCCGACACGGGCTGCCGTACCCGCGTCTTCTTCGGCGTCGGCGAGGGCGGACTGTTCCGTCTCAGGGACGGCGAGTGGCAGGACATCGAGCCGCGCGTCCTGGACGTCACCGGCGAACCCGTCGTCGGCTTCGGCTCGCTGCCCGCCGAGACCCCCGAGGGCGACCGCCTCACCATGGACCTCGGCATCCCCACCCCGCCGAGCCCGTACGAGGCCGCCCCCGAGCCGCCCCGCGAACCCTTCCGCTTCCGCGCCTCGGTAGCCCGCCCGGGTGACACGCTCCTGATGTGCAGCGGCGGCCTCGCGGAGCCCCTGCGCGGCGAACCGGAGCTGTGCGAGTACCTCACGGACCGCTGGTCCGGCCCCACCCCACCGGGTCTCGCCGCCTTCCTCGCCGACACCCAGGTGCGGGTCAAGGGCTACGCGGACGACCGTACGGCCGCCGCCGTGTGGGAGGCGTGA
- a CDS encoding pyruvate dehydrogenase yields the protein MAKQNVAEQFVDILVRAGVQRLYGVVGDSLNPVVDAVRRNAAIDWVHVRHEETAAFAAGAEAQITGKLTACAGSCGPGNLHLINGLYDAHRSMAPVLALASHIPSSEIGLGFFQETHPDRLFQECSHYSEMISNPQQMPRLLQTAIQNAVGRSGVSVVTLPGDIADQPAPDKAAETALVTSRPTVRPGDTEIDRLVEMIDAADKVTLFCGSGTAGAHAEVMEFAEKVKSPVGHALRGKEWIQYDNPFDVGMSGLLGYGAAYEATHECDLLILLGTDFPYNAFLPDDVKIAQVDVRPEHLGRRSKLDLAVWGDVKETLRCLTPRVRTKQNRKFLDKMLRKHAAALEGVVKAYTRKVDKHVPIHPEYVASVLDELADDDAVFTVDTGMCNVWAARYISPNGRRRVIGSFSHGSMANALPMAIGAQFTDRKRQVVSMSGDGGFSMLMGDFLTLVQYDLPVKVVLFNNSSLGMVELEMLVAGLPSYGTTNKNPDFAAVARACGAHGVRVEKPKQLAGALKDAFRHKGPALVDVVTDPNALSIPPRISAEMVTGFALSASKIVLDGGVGRMLQMARSNLRNVPRP from the coding sequence ATGGCCAAGCAGAACGTCGCCGAACAGTTCGTCGACATCCTCGTCCGCGCCGGTGTGCAGCGCCTCTACGGCGTCGTCGGCGACAGCCTCAACCCGGTCGTCGACGCGGTACGCCGCAACGCCGCCATCGACTGGGTGCACGTCCGGCACGAGGAGACCGCCGCCTTCGCCGCCGGCGCCGAGGCGCAGATCACCGGGAAGCTGACCGCCTGCGCGGGCTCCTGCGGTCCCGGCAACCTGCACCTCATCAACGGCCTGTACGACGCCCACCGCTCCATGGCCCCGGTCCTCGCCCTCGCCTCGCACATCCCCTCCAGCGAGATCGGGCTCGGCTTCTTCCAGGAGACCCATCCCGACCGCCTCTTCCAGGAGTGCAGTCACTACAGCGAGATGATCTCCAACCCCCAGCAGATGCCGAGGCTGCTCCAGACCGCCATCCAGAACGCCGTCGGCCGCTCCGGCGTCAGCGTCGTCACCCTGCCCGGAGACATCGCCGACCAGCCCGCCCCCGACAAGGCCGCCGAGACGGCCCTCGTCACCTCCCGGCCCACCGTCCGCCCCGGCGACACCGAGATCGACCGGCTCGTCGAGATGATCGACGCGGCCGACAAGGTCACCCTCTTCTGCGGCAGCGGCACCGCGGGCGCGCACGCCGAGGTCATGGAGTTCGCGGAGAAGGTCAAGTCCCCGGTGGGGCACGCCCTCAGGGGCAAGGAGTGGATCCAGTACGACAACCCCTTCGACGTCGGCATGAGCGGGCTGCTCGGCTACGGCGCCGCCTACGAGGCCACCCACGAGTGCGATCTGCTGATCCTGCTCGGCACCGACTTCCCCTACAACGCGTTCCTCCCCGACGACGTCAAGATCGCCCAGGTCGACGTCCGCCCGGAGCACCTGGGCCGCCGCTCCAAGCTCGACCTCGCCGTGTGGGGCGATGTGAAGGAGACCCTGCGCTGCCTCACGCCACGGGTGCGGACCAAGCAGAACCGCAAGTTCCTCGACAAGATGCTCAGGAAACACGCCGCCGCGCTGGAAGGCGTCGTCAAGGCGTACACCCGCAAGGTCGACAAGCACGTCCCGATCCACCCCGAGTACGTCGCCTCCGTACTCGACGAACTCGCCGACGACGACGCCGTGTTCACTGTCGACACCGGCATGTGCAACGTCTGGGCCGCCCGCTACATCTCACCCAACGGCCGCCGCCGCGTGATCGGTTCGTTCTCGCACGGGTCCATGGCGAACGCGTTGCCCATGGCGATCGGCGCGCAGTTCACCGACCGGAAGCGACAGGTCGTGTCGATGTCCGGGGACGGCGGGTTCTCCATGCTGATGGGCGACTTTCTGACCCTCGTGCAGTACGACCTGCCCGTGAAGGTCGTCCTCTTCAACAACTCCTCGCTCGGTATGGTCGAGTTGGAGATGCTGGTCGCCGGGCTCCCCTCCTACGGCACCACCAACAAGAACCCCGACTTCGCCGCGGTGGCCCGCGCCTGCGGTGCCCACGGTGTCCGGGTCGAGAAGCCCAAGCAGCTGGCCGGCGCCCTCAAGGACGCCTTCCGGCACAAGGGACCCGCCCTCGTCGACGTCGTCACCGACCCCAACGCCCTGTCCATCCCCCCGCGGATCAGCGCCGAGATGGTGACCGGGTTCGCCCTGTCCGCCTCGAAGATCGTGCTCGACGGCGGCGTGGGGCGGATGCTGCAGATGGCGCGGTCCAACCTCCGCAACGTGCCGCGGCCCTAA